A stretch of DNA from Candidatus Pseudomonas phytovorans:
GTTGTTAGAAAATGACGGTGCCAGTCAGGTAAAGAAACCACTGTCACAGTTTATGGCACGATCGATTATTCGCAGGTAAAGTCGTCGCTTCAATCTCTTTGTACGGAATGGTTAGTTTTGCGTTCGATTATCGCACAAAACCCGTTTTAACGAATTGCCAGCCCACTGGCCCGTGGTCAACATGAACCACAGACGCAGGCACACCGACCACTGCCTCCTGCCTTGGCGAACCAACGGCGGAACCTGCGCAAACAACAATAACAACGGAGACAACGATGGCTCACTCCAGCTCGCAAGCCAAAAAAGCGACCGCCAGTGGATGGATAGGCTCGGCACTCGAGTACTACGACTTCTTCATCTATGCCCAGGCCGCTGCACTGATTTTCCCGCAGATCTTCTTCCCCAATACTGACCCGAAAATGGCCATCATCGCCTCGTTGGCCACCTACGGCGTGGGCTACCTGGCGCGTCCGGTCGGTGCTTTCGTGCTGGGACACTGGGGTGATACCCGTGGCCGCAAGAACGTACTGCTGCTGTGTATGTTCCTGATGGGCCTGTCGACCATGGCGGTGGGCCTGCTGCCCACCTACCACGACATCGGCTACCTCGCACCCGCCTTGCTGGTGGTGCTGCGCCTGATCCAGGGCTTTGCCGTGGCCGGGGAAATCTCCGGGGCCAGTTCCATGATCATGGAGCACGCGCCGTTCGGTCGAAGAGGCTACTACGCCAGTTTCACCCTGCAAGGTGTGCAGGCCGGCCAGGTGCTGGCGGCGGCGGTGTTCCTGCCACTGGCTTACTTCATGCCCAGCGAAGCGTTCACCGATTGGGGCTGGCGTATTCCTTTCCTGATGAGCGCCGTGGTGCTGATTGCAGGCTTCATCATCCGTAAGGAAGTGCATGAAACCCCGGCTTTCGTGAAGGAAGAGAAGCAGGACAAAGTAGCCAGGTCGCCCATCAGCGAAGCCTTCCGCCACAGCTGGAAGCACATGGTGCTGGTGATGTTCATGGCCCTGATGAACGTGATCCCGGTGGTGGCCACCATCTTCGGTGCGGCCTACGCGGTGCAGCCGGCCTATGGCATCGGCTTCGACAAGAGCGTGTACCTGTGGATTCCGGTGGTCGGCAATATCGTGGCGGTGCTGGTGATCCCGTTCATCGGCAACCTGTCCGACAAGATCGGCCGTCGCCCGACCATGATCTTCGGCTGCCTGGGCTCGGGCATGCTGGCCTTCGTCTACCTGTATGCGATCAGCATCCAGAACGTGCCCATGGCGTTCGCCGCCTCGATCGTGATGTGGGGCATGGTCTACCAGGGTTACAACGCGGTGTTCCCAAGCTTCTACCCAGAGCTGTTCCACA
This window harbors:
- a CDS encoding MFS transporter, translated to MAHSSSQAKKATASGWIGSALEYYDFFIYAQAAALIFPQIFFPNTDPKMAIIASLATYGVGYLARPVGAFVLGHWGDTRGRKNVLLLCMFLMGLSTMAVGLLPTYHDIGYLAPALLVVLRLIQGFAVAGEISGASSMIMEHAPFGRRGYYASFTLQGVQAGQVLAAAVFLPLAYFMPSEAFTDWGWRIPFLMSAVVLIAGFIIRKEVHETPAFVKEEKQDKVARSPISEAFRHSWKHMVLVMFMALMNVIPVVATIFGAAYAVQPAYGIGFDKSVYLWIPVVGNIVAVLVIPFIGNLSDKIGRRPTMIFGCLGSGMLAFVYLYAISIQNVPMAFAASIVMWGMVYQGYNAVFPSFYPELFHTRYRVSAMAIAQNIGTMLTAMLPALFALVAPPGSDNIPLVVGSLAFFITCVCALAAYIAPETHRLAMEDLGNPDAKPMEKEAYEASRKGSFQAVSN